The proteins below are encoded in one region of Pseudonocardia sp. DSM 110487:
- a CDS encoding ATP-binding domain-containing protein, producing MVSGRWSQELARGAVPTLHPPARLSEVATVHAMTVHRGQGSQFRRVTVVLPPAESPLLTRELLYTAVTRAPEFVRVVGTEEAVRAAVARPVSRASGLRHRLGS from the coding sequence GTGGTCTCCGGGAGATGGTCGCAGGAGCTCGCCCGCGGCGCGGTGCCCACCCTGCACCCGCCGGCCCGGCTGTCCGAGGTGGCCACCGTCCACGCGATGACCGTGCACCGCGGCCAAGGCAGCCAGTTCCGGCGGGTCACGGTGGTGCTGCCGCCCGCCGAGTCCCCGCTGCTCACCCGGGAGCTGCTGTACACGGCGGTCACCCGGGCCCCCGAGTTCGTCCGGGTCGTCGGCACCGAAGAGGCGGTGCGCGCCGCAGTGGCCCGCCCGGTCAGCCGAGCCAGCGGCCTCCGCCACCGGCTTGGGAGCTAG
- a CDS encoding DUF805 domain-containing protein has translation MQVMQWYLHVLRQYTVFTGRARRTEYWMFTLVSVIIAIVLAVLDNLLGLAVIPGSGVLGLIYSLAVLLPSLGVSIRRLHDTGRTGWWLLIGLIPLVGAIVLIVFLATPGAVGSNSYGPDPKASAVNPAAA, from the coding sequence ATGCAGGTCATGCAATGGTATCTGCACGTGCTGCGCCAGTACACGGTCTTCACCGGCCGTGCCCGGCGCACGGAGTACTGGATGTTCACGCTGGTCAGCGTGATCATCGCGATCGTGCTCGCCGTACTGGACAACTTGCTAGGACTGGCGGTCATCCCCGGCTCCGGGGTGCTCGGCCTGATCTACTCCCTGGCAGTTCTCCTGCCCAGCCTCGGCGTGAGCATCCGGAGGCTGCACGACACGGGCCGTACCGGGTGGTGGCTGCTCATCGGGTTGATCCCGCTGGTCGGGGCGATTGTGCTCATCGTTTTCCTCGCGACCCCGGGCGCAGTCGGCTCGAATTCCTACGGGCCGGACCCCAAGGCATCGGCCGTCAACCCGGCAGCGGCGTAG
- a CDS encoding GntR family transcriptional regulator, giving the protein MAHTTKHQEVRERVLAEVVATMAPDDMLPTERQLSERFGVSRMTVRQALNGLRADGVLRSVRGVGTFVAQPRLSKGPALTSFSEDLKSRGYQPTTRVIAGEEITAETHVAIELGIPPGARVLRIERLRLADGSPMCHEEVFLPASRFPGLLTEDLTHSMYAVLDAKYGVRLRRAQQRIRAMNVDARLAELLGVESNSAALLVTRISTDEAGRIVERGQSICRGDLYDFSFVVTRPD; this is encoded by the coding sequence ATGGCTCACACGACGAAGCACCAGGAGGTGCGCGAGCGGGTGCTCGCCGAGGTCGTCGCGACGATGGCCCCGGACGACATGCTGCCAACCGAGCGCCAGCTGTCCGAGCGCTTCGGGGTGAGCCGCATGACCGTGCGGCAGGCCCTGAACGGGCTGCGCGCCGACGGCGTGCTGCGCTCGGTGCGCGGGGTCGGCACGTTCGTCGCGCAGCCGCGGCTCTCCAAGGGCCCCGCGCTGACGTCGTTCTCCGAGGACCTGAAGTCCCGCGGGTACCAGCCGACCACCCGGGTCATCGCGGGCGAGGAGATCACCGCCGAGACGCACGTGGCCATCGAGCTGGGCATCCCGCCCGGCGCCCGGGTGCTGCGCATCGAGCGGCTCCGGCTCGCCGACGGCAGCCCGATGTGCCACGAGGAGGTGTTCCTGCCCGCCTCCCGGTTCCCCGGCCTGCTGACCGAGGACCTGACGCACTCGATGTACGCGGTGCTGGACGCGAAGTACGGCGTGCGGCTGCGGCGGGCGCAGCAGCGGATCCGCGCCATGAACGTCGATGCGCGGCTCGCCGAGCTGCTCGGCGTCGAATCGAACTCCGCCGCGTTGCTCGTGACCCGGATCAGCACCGACGAGGCCGGCCGGATCGTCGAGCGCGGCCAGTCGATCTGCCGGGGGGACCTCTACGACTTCTCCTTCGTGGTGACCCGGCCCGATTAG
- a CDS encoding pyridoxamine 5'-phosphate oxidase family protein — protein MTPSRHPTPIPELNEAFSEPDVAAPSWSDVEAELSAAEMFWLSTVRRDGRPHVTPLPAIWLEGALHICVGRHEQKAKNLARDSRCVLTTGTNRLRSGLDVVVEGAAERVTDRSRLLRLAELWRTKLDWHFEIGDGAFRDPAGREGLVFRLAPAKVLAFGKAPFTQTRYRFPA, from the coding sequence ATGACCCCTTCGAGGCATCCCACTCCCATACCCGAGCTGAACGAGGCGTTTAGCGAGCCGGACGTCGCCGCCCCGTCGTGGAGCGACGTCGAGGCTGAGCTGTCGGCGGCGGAGATGTTCTGGCTGTCGACAGTCCGCCGCGACGGGCGACCGCACGTCACACCGCTTCCGGCGATCTGGCTGGAGGGGGCACTCCACATCTGCGTCGGCCGACACGAGCAGAAGGCGAAGAACCTCGCACGCGATTCCCGCTGCGTCCTGACCACGGGCACGAACCGGCTCCGGTCCGGGCTCGACGTCGTCGTCGAAGGCGCGGCAGAACGCGTGACCGACCGATCCCGGCTGCTTCGGCTGGCGGAACTGTGGCGGACGAAGCTCGACTGGCACTTCGAGATCGGCGACGGAGCGTTCCGCGACCCGGCCGGCCGGGAAGGGCTGGTCTTCCGTCTCGCCCCAGCAAAGGTGCTGGCGTTCGGGAAGGCGCCCTTCACCCAGACCCGCTACCGGTTCCCGGCCTGA
- a CDS encoding NACHT domain-containing NTPase, producing MPRYELNRLGAAEFENLIQALLKEVVGDGTITFGAGADGGREATFSGTASYPSDSTRWSGNWVFQVKFHDIELQGIDKCRKSLINDIEEELDKTFNKYNRDVQNYIFATNVALSGVHESGTHDVISKLFRKFDSEGRNFHIWGADDINRLLEKYRSVRTSYLHLVVAGDLISALLDQQQREYDATATTIESYLRSTFTREQYAQLDQAGDMSEEPVKLQQVFFELHAKPTLRAYNDRVDLSKSSELVLAYARKASGMQAASRQARVPVVQMFLDLPGIRTVLVGGPGEGKSTAGQYLAQLHRAQLLGDAARVAISEEYEPAFPRLPFRVILREFGQWVSEQHSAHHGSTTLEEYICYEILKATSRRITPDVLHDVMKQNPAILILDGLDEITDPVLKKDVTDRAEEFIDRAERVLKADLQVLATTRPNGYNDHFNPESYVHLELSDVQPPQIRSFVHRYATARKLDDARTARLKRGIEDCLSDRQVKLLMNTPLQVTILVLIVVSGGTPPRQREGLFNQYLEVIYKREQNKGIDILTTSKELLVDLHKYIGYELQERATRASATDATLSEADYTQLVEEFLDWNDPFSSELKRAARLKSITVEAGERLVLIVEPYSGRFGFELRSLQEFFAACHLVDTSRNTDQRYRRFEAIARLPHWQNVALFFAGRVGRNFQGEAAAIIEVCRRIDRTVPDVHIRRGAQLALNIAFDRAFLPDRWLQHSVIEFALEMLDAPLSEERLEKIRDVISEMPDEDISDHIIPILERRVQTLAPERLYNSVLVLSTLDQTNAELVPAFRRMMSADLDLCKAAAAPLLRTALSQSEAKDLIPDLISQLTVEQLCDEIVRMGRGDFREIASIIKLVLRLDVPNTVHLDLLSALASTYYPDRAMTGRGLRAIWPRDWVETGPELLLRTAHSVVALISSFDSGRRRFSDSEKGDVLDLMRERLHPAILRGTSHEFAKIAGLASISHPLLGPFWMLHLLLGNCTTETITRALAYFKEGRTSSVEAVPYMLRFRNGLTPVPDYVASRLENNDDVESIMHSVSRWCGFSGTRQWADFANHVRRSVEEGVMRSRRAQRGARHNDESIRGSYNWARRHAELAERAGDIDLLFYALDGYPPGAIELFESHNEFVGALFATPYATEAKRNLIKFWAARWTDDTGVDLEKDVLKRLIESDLHRTDSNLIRAILVVLLGRPAARETGLVEDGLRLIGQESPRFQYAPLASGSRSTTAIFRQLLNYGRSSADENVRRGALRLVRAICFPFAFERSLKPPRFSGLAEIHRELCKSDDPECRMAGIAMFSIRKNWGSPDLEILRLLFVRCESHLEEDLLVRLMEIDGLGEERRHGLWAAVLTDLLPLRLFGDLSARVRDALVRVLEGSDQSLASAARELSLPLARRGFPQGPTGP from the coding sequence GTGCCGCGCTACGAACTCAATCGCCTTGGCGCCGCTGAATTCGAGAACCTGATCCAGGCGCTACTAAAGGAAGTTGTCGGAGACGGCACAATCACGTTCGGCGCAGGGGCAGATGGCGGCAGAGAAGCCACCTTTAGCGGTACTGCATCGTACCCGAGCGACTCTACACGGTGGAGCGGAAACTGGGTATTCCAGGTCAAGTTTCACGATATCGAGCTGCAGGGAATCGATAAATGCCGGAAGTCTCTGATCAACGACATCGAGGAGGAACTCGACAAGACCTTCAACAAATACAATCGAGACGTTCAGAACTACATCTTCGCAACGAACGTTGCGCTTTCTGGCGTTCACGAATCCGGCACACACGACGTCATCAGCAAGTTGTTCAGGAAGTTCGACTCGGAAGGTCGAAATTTCCATATCTGGGGTGCGGATGATATCAACCGCCTACTGGAGAAGTACAGAAGTGTTCGAACCTCCTACCTGCATCTAGTTGTAGCCGGAGACCTAATCAGCGCCCTCCTGGACCAACAGCAGAGAGAATACGACGCCACCGCCACGACAATCGAATCCTATTTGCGAAGTACGTTTACTCGAGAGCAATACGCCCAACTCGATCAAGCTGGCGACATGTCCGAGGAGCCTGTCAAGTTGCAACAGGTTTTCTTTGAGCTTCACGCTAAGCCGACTTTGCGAGCGTACAACGATCGCGTGGATTTAAGCAAATCTTCTGAATTGGTTCTTGCGTACGCACGCAAAGCTTCTGGAATGCAGGCAGCCAGCCGTCAGGCACGCGTGCCGGTAGTGCAAATGTTTCTGGATCTACCAGGCATACGGACGGTCCTTGTTGGAGGGCCGGGCGAAGGGAAGTCGACCGCAGGTCAGTACCTTGCGCAACTTCATCGCGCTCAACTTCTCGGCGACGCCGCAAGAGTTGCAATATCCGAAGAGTACGAGCCGGCATTTCCTCGCCTACCCTTTCGGGTCATTCTAAGAGAATTTGGACAGTGGGTATCGGAGCAACACTCCGCGCATCACGGTTCGACAACACTAGAAGAGTACATCTGCTACGAGATTCTCAAGGCTACGTCACGCCGCATCACGCCGGATGTTCTTCATGACGTGATGAAACAGAATCCTGCAATTCTGATCCTCGACGGGCTCGACGAAATTACAGACCCTGTCCTCAAGAAGGACGTGACAGATCGCGCTGAAGAGTTCATCGACCGAGCTGAGCGTGTTCTCAAGGCAGATCTCCAAGTCTTGGCCACGACCCGACCTAACGGCTACAACGACCACTTCAATCCTGAGTCGTACGTGCATCTTGAGCTTTCCGACGTACAGCCACCGCAGATTCGCAGTTTTGTTCACCGGTATGCGACTGCCCGTAAGCTTGATGACGCTCGCACAGCACGACTGAAGCGAGGGATCGAGGACTGTCTAAGCGATCGGCAAGTTAAACTATTAATGAACACTCCGTTGCAGGTTACAATTCTTGTACTGATTGTCGTTTCCGGCGGTACTCCTCCTAGGCAGCGGGAAGGCCTGTTCAATCAATACCTTGAGGTCATCTACAAGCGGGAACAGAACAAGGGTATAGATATTCTGACAACTAGCAAGGAACTGCTCGTTGACTTGCACAAGTACATCGGGTACGAACTTCAAGAGCGAGCAACTCGCGCATCTGCAACGGACGCTACATTATCAGAGGCCGACTACACCCAGCTCGTCGAAGAGTTCCTCGACTGGAATGATCCATTTTCGTCTGAGTTGAAGCGCGCCGCCCGGCTCAAATCGATAACGGTCGAGGCGGGAGAGCGACTAGTCCTGATTGTCGAGCCATACTCTGGTCGGTTCGGATTTGAACTCCGCTCTCTACAAGAATTTTTTGCGGCCTGCCACCTGGTTGATACCTCACGAAATACTGATCAGCGGTACCGTAGATTTGAGGCAATTGCACGGTTGCCACATTGGCAGAACGTAGCGCTATTCTTTGCAGGAAGAGTCGGCCGCAACTTCCAGGGTGAAGCTGCGGCGATCATCGAGGTATGTCGTAGAATTGATAGAACTGTGCCAGATGTTCACATCCGACGCGGCGCCCAACTCGCATTGAATATAGCGTTTGACCGCGCGTTTCTCCCGGACCGCTGGCTCCAGCACAGCGTAATTGAGTTCGCGTTAGAAATGCTCGACGCGCCGCTGTCGGAAGAGCGTCTGGAGAAAATTAGAGACGTTATCTCTGAGATGCCTGATGAAGACATTTCTGATCACATCATTCCCATCCTTGAGCGTAGGGTGCAAACGCTCGCCCCGGAACGGCTCTATAACAGCGTACTAGTGCTTTCGACTTTGGACCAAACGAACGCCGAGCTAGTGCCAGCATTTCGACGAATGATGTCAGCGGACTTGGACCTTTGCAAAGCGGCCGCTGCACCTCTGCTGCGCACCGCACTATCTCAATCAGAGGCAAAGGACCTGATTCCCGATCTAATCAGCCAGCTTACAGTCGAGCAACTGTGCGACGAGATTGTGCGGATGGGTCGCGGTGATTTCCGCGAGATCGCCAGTATCATCAAGCTCGTTCTGCGGCTCGATGTTCCGAATACTGTTCATCTCGATCTACTCAGTGCCTTAGCCAGCACCTACTACCCTGATAGGGCAATGACCGGTAGAGGCCTCCGTGCAATCTGGCCTCGTGATTGGGTCGAGACCGGTCCGGAGCTGCTGTTACGCACGGCGCATTCGGTCGTCGCTCTTATCTCAAGCTTCGATTCAGGTAGGCGCCGCTTTTCGGACTCCGAGAAGGGGGACGTGCTTGATTTGATGCGAGAACGGCTGCACCCTGCGATTCTGCGAGGCACTTCGCACGAATTCGCGAAAATTGCAGGCTTGGCCTCTATTTCGCATCCGCTCCTCGGGCCATTCTGGATGCTGCACCTTCTTCTTGGCAATTGCACGACCGAGACAATTACTCGTGCACTGGCTTACTTCAAAGAAGGGCGCACAAGCAGCGTTGAGGCAGTTCCATATATGCTACGCTTTAGAAACGGGTTAACTCCAGTTCCTGACTACGTGGCATCTCGACTCGAGAACAACGACGATGTCGAGTCGATTATGCACAGTGTTAGCCGTTGGTGCGGATTTTCGGGAACACGCCAGTGGGCCGACTTCGCGAACCATGTAAGGCGGTCCGTCGAAGAAGGCGTTATGCGTTCACGACGAGCCCAGCGTGGCGCGCGGCACAACGATGAATCAATTCGCGGGTCGTACAACTGGGCGCGTCGCCATGCAGAGCTAGCCGAGCGGGCCGGAGACATCGATCTACTCTTCTACGCGCTCGATGGTTATCCTCCGGGTGCTATAGAGTTGTTCGAGTCTCACAATGAGTTTGTCGGTGCCCTCTTTGCGACGCCATACGCAACAGAAGCTAAGCGCAACTTGATCAAGTTCTGGGCGGCTCGATGGACTGATGATACCGGCGTAGACCTGGAGAAAGACGTACTGAAGCGCCTGATTGAGTCTGATTTACATCGGACTGATTCAAACTTGATCCGTGCGATACTGGTCGTCCTTCTCGGTCGACCGGCAGCTCGGGAAACCGGCCTGGTGGAAGATGGGTTGCGACTGATCGGTCAGGAATCACCTCGCTTTCAGTATGCACCCTTGGCGAGCGGATCGAGATCGACAACGGCCATTTTTCGGCAATTGCTGAATTATGGCAGATCTTCCGCCGATGAGAATGTGAGACGGGGAGCGCTGCGATTGGTGCGAGCTATCTGCTTCCCGTTCGCTTTTGAACGCTCACTGAAGCCGCCTCGATTTAGTGGTCTAGCAGAGATTCATCGGGAACTGTGCAAGAGTGATGATCCGGAGTGTAGAATGGCCGGAATTGCGATGTTCTCGATCCGTAAGAACTGGGGTTCACCGGATCTTGAGATTCTGCGACTCCTATTTGTCCGGTGCGAGAGTCACTTGGAGGAGGACCTACTAGTCCGACTGATGGAGATCGATGGTCTTGGAGAAGAGAGGCGTCATGGATTGTGGGCGGCCGTTCTTACCGATCTCCTACCGCTAAGACTCTTCGGTGATCTCTCGGCTCGAGTGCGCGATGCACTCGTTCGAGTGCTAGAAGGCAGTGATCAGAGCTTGGCTTCCGCTGCCCGCGAACTTTCCTTGCCGTTGGCGCGGCGTGGATTTCCGCAGGGACCGACCGGTCCTTGA
- a CDS encoding glucarate dehydratase family protein has translation MSATARISRVTVTPVAFADPPLLNSVGVHEPFALRAIVRVDTDEGLIGWGETYADDVHLERLIAVAAALPGHDAFETGRLRQVVVSVLGSGTDGGDGVAGMITGASAVDRVFSPFEVACLDVQGRAIGRPVVDLLGGRVRDAVPYSAYLFYKWAAHPGADADEWGEALTPDQLVAQARRMIDGWGFPAIKLKGGVLPPDDEIEATRALAAAFPGVPLRLDPNAAWTPETGIRVAKALDGLVEYLEDPSPGIDGMARVAAEAPMPLATNMAVVAFDQLPSSVAAGAVQVVLSDHHIWGGLRRSQLLAGTCDTFGIGLSMHSNSHLGISFAAMTHLAAATPNLTYACDTHWPWKTEDLVRPGVLEFVDGAVAVPSGPGLGVEVDEDALAALHEQYLRCGLRRRDDTGYMRRFQPDFQRRLATW, from the coding sequence ATGAGTGCCACCGCCCGGATCAGCCGGGTCACCGTCACCCCCGTCGCGTTCGCCGACCCGCCGCTGCTCAACTCGGTCGGCGTGCACGAGCCGTTCGCGCTGCGAGCGATCGTGCGGGTCGACACCGACGAGGGCCTGATCGGCTGGGGCGAGACGTACGCCGACGACGTCCACCTGGAGCGGTTGATCGCCGTCGCGGCCGCGCTGCCTGGCCACGACGCGTTCGAGACCGGGCGCCTGCGGCAGGTGGTCGTCAGCGTCCTCGGGTCCGGCACGGACGGGGGTGACGGCGTCGCCGGCATGATCACCGGCGCCAGCGCGGTGGACCGGGTGTTCTCGCCGTTCGAGGTGGCTTGCCTGGACGTGCAGGGCCGGGCGATCGGGCGGCCGGTCGTCGACCTGCTCGGCGGCCGGGTGCGCGACGCCGTGCCGTACAGCGCGTACCTGTTCTACAAGTGGGCCGCGCACCCCGGAGCCGACGCCGACGAGTGGGGCGAGGCGCTCACCCCCGACCAGCTCGTCGCGCAGGCCCGCCGCATGATCGACGGCTGGGGCTTCCCGGCGATCAAGCTGAAGGGCGGTGTGCTCCCACCCGACGACGAGATCGAGGCCACCCGCGCGCTCGCCGCCGCGTTCCCCGGCGTGCCGCTCCGCCTCGACCCGAACGCCGCGTGGACCCCCGAGACCGGCATCCGCGTGGCGAAGGCCCTGGATGGGCTCGTCGAGTACCTGGAGGACCCGTCGCCCGGCATCGACGGCATGGCCCGGGTCGCGGCAGAGGCACCGATGCCGCTCGCCACCAACATGGCCGTGGTGGCGTTCGACCAGCTGCCGTCCTCCGTCGCGGCCGGCGCCGTCCAGGTGGTGCTCAGCGACCACCACATCTGGGGCGGGTTGCGCCGCTCGCAGCTACTGGCCGGCACCTGCGACACCTTCGGCATCGGACTGTCGATGCACTCCAACTCCCACCTCGGCATCTCCTTCGCCGCAATGACGCACCTCGCCGCCGCCACGCCGAATCTCACCTACGCCTGCGACACGCACTGGCCATGGAAGACAGAGGACCTCGTGCGCCCGGGCGTGCTGGAGTTCGTCGACGGGGCCGTCGCGGTGCCGTCCGGGCCGGGGCTCGGCGTCGAGGTCGACGAGGACGCGCTCGCCGCCCTGCACGAGCAGTACCTGCGGTGCGGGCTGCGCCGCCGCGACGACACCGGCTACATGCGCCGCTTCCAGCCGGACTTCCAGCGCAGGCTCGCCACCTGGTAG
- the recD gene encoding exodeoxyribonuclease V subunit alpha, whose translation MTVDLGDVRLARAADGLLGVFNSAGVLDPADVHVATRIGRLGGETDEDVLLAVALAVRAVRLGSVCVDLASVSHTVLGEGEEIVDVSALPWPDPPRWLAACAASTVVADGPHEPGGRPLRLVDGLLYLARYWGEEEVVRRSLTERAAAAPPQVDVARLRAGLERYFSAPGSERQKLAAAVSVLRRVTVLAGGPGTGKTTTVARLLALLHDQPGPPPRVALAAPTGKAAARLQEAVAAELPAELRSSTPEAATLHRLLGWRPGGRFRYGRTQRLPFDVVVVDETSMVSLTMMARLLEAVRPEARLVLVGDPDQLASVEAGAVLGDLARAPGRPEASLDAALDAAGVPGGLVGGSVINGVVTLRHVWRFGGAIADFSRAVQAADADAAVALLRGGHPDLEFVEPDDVNGTRKDVVAAGRELTEAALRGDVPTALAALERHRVLCAHRRGPYGVTRWSAEIERWLRAALPDAPAGPWYPGRPVLVTANDYDVGLFNGDTGVAVAMPEGLRVAFARGGVPTLHPPARLSEVATVHAMTVHRGQGSQFRRVTVVLPPAESPLLTRELLYTAVTRAAEFVRVVGTEEAVRAAVARPVSRASGLRHRLASTHVT comes from the coding sequence ATGACGGTCGATCTCGGCGATGTGAGGCTCGCCCGCGCGGCCGACGGCCTGCTCGGCGTCTTCAACTCCGCGGGCGTGCTCGATCCCGCCGACGTGCACGTGGCCACGCGAATCGGGCGCCTCGGCGGTGAGACCGACGAGGACGTCCTGCTCGCGGTGGCGCTCGCCGTGCGCGCGGTGCGCCTCGGCTCGGTGTGCGTCGACCTCGCTTCGGTCAGCCACACCGTGCTCGGCGAGGGCGAGGAGATCGTGGACGTCTCCGCGCTCCCGTGGCCCGACCCGCCGCGCTGGCTCGCGGCGTGCGCGGCGAGCACCGTCGTGGCCGACGGGCCGCACGAACCGGGCGGGCGCCCGCTGCGGCTCGTCGACGGGCTGCTCTACCTCGCGCGCTACTGGGGCGAGGAGGAGGTGGTGCGCCGCTCGCTCACGGAGCGGGCCGCGGCCGCTCCGCCCCAGGTCGACGTCGCACGGCTGCGGGCCGGGCTGGAGCGGTACTTCTCGGCGCCGGGTTCGGAGCGGCAGAAGCTGGCGGCCGCGGTGAGCGTTCTGCGGCGGGTCACGGTGCTCGCCGGCGGTCCGGGCACCGGCAAGACCACCACGGTGGCGCGGCTGCTCGCGCTGCTGCACGACCAGCCGGGCCCGCCGCCGCGGGTGGCGCTCGCCGCGCCCACCGGCAAGGCGGCCGCCCGGCTGCAGGAGGCGGTCGCGGCCGAGCTGCCCGCCGAACTGCGGTCCAGCACGCCGGAGGCGGCCACCCTGCACCGGTTGCTCGGCTGGCGGCCGGGTGGGCGCTTCCGGTACGGCCGCACCCAACGACTGCCGTTCGACGTGGTGGTGGTCGACGAGACGTCCATGGTGTCGCTCACCATGATGGCCCGGCTCTTGGAGGCCGTGCGGCCGGAGGCCCGGCTCGTGCTGGTGGGCGACCCCGACCAGCTGGCCTCGGTCGAGGCGGGCGCGGTCCTCGGCGACCTGGCGCGCGCTCCGGGGCGGCCGGAGGCGAGCCTCGACGCCGCACTCGATGCCGCGGGAGTGCCGGGCGGCCTCGTCGGCGGCTCCGTGATCAACGGCGTGGTCACCCTGCGGCACGTGTGGCGGTTCGGCGGCGCGATTGCAGACTTCTCCCGGGCCGTGCAGGCCGCCGACGCCGACGCCGCGGTCGCCCTGCTCCGCGGCGGCCACCCCGACCTGGAGTTCGTCGAACCCGACGACGTGAACGGAACCCGCAAGGACGTCGTGGCCGCCGGTCGTGAGCTCACCGAGGCGGCGCTGCGCGGCGACGTCCCCACCGCGCTCGCCGCGCTGGAGCGCCACCGCGTGCTGTGTGCCCACCGCAGGGGCCCGTACGGCGTCACGCGCTGGAGCGCGGAGATCGAGCGGTGGCTGCGTGCCGCCCTGCCGGACGCGCCGGCCGGGCCCTGGTACCCGGGCCGGCCCGTGCTGGTCACGGCGAACGACTACGACGTGGGCCTGTTCAACGGCGACACCGGCGTGGCGGTCGCCATGCCGGAGGGCCTGCGGGTCGCGTTCGCCCGCGGCGGGGTGCCCACCCTGCACCCGCCGGCCCGGCTGTCGGAGGTGGCCACCGTCCACGCGATGACCGTGCACCGCGGTCAGGGCAGCCAGTTCCGGCGGGTCACGGTGGTGCTGCCGCCCGCCGAGTCCCCGCTGCTCACCCGGGAGCTGCTGTACACGGCGGTCACCCGGGCCGCCGAGTTCGTCCGGGTCGTCGGCACCGAGGAGGCAGTGCGCGCGGCGGTGGCCCGCCCGGTCAGCCGAGCCAGCGGCCTGCGCCACCGGCTCGCGTCCACCCACGTCACATGA